Proteins encoded together in one Bos indicus isolate NIAB-ARS_2022 breed Sahiwal x Tharparkar chromosome 3, NIAB-ARS_B.indTharparkar_mat_pri_1.0, whole genome shotgun sequence window:
- the CD247 gene encoding T-cell surface glycoprotein CD3 zeta chain isoform X6, which yields MCHICWSLCSAAREATATRSLHAAISPRSPPEKAHRATDTQHSQQHKTAQSFGLLDPKLCYLLDGILFIYGVIVTALFLRAKFSRSANAPAYQQGQNPVYNRKKNPNEVVYNELRKDKMAEAYSEIGMKSDNQRRRGKGHDGLYQGLSTATKDTYDALHMQALPPR from the exons atgtgccacatctgctggagcctgtgctctgcagcaagagaagccactgcaacgagaagcctgcatgccgcaattagcccccgctcaccaccagagaaagcccacagagcGACggacacccagcacagccaacaacaCAAAA CGGCACAGAGCTTCGGCCTGCTCGATCCTAAACTCTGCTACCTGTTGGATGGGATCCTCTTCATCTACGGCGTTATTGTCACTGCCCTGTTTCTGAGAGCAAAG TTCAGCAGGAGTGCCAACGCCCCCGCCTACCAGCAGGGCCAGAACCCGGTCTACAAC AGGAAGAAGAACCCCAACGAAGTCGTGTATAAT GAGCTAAGAAAAGACAAGATGGCGGAGGCCTACAGTGAGATCGGCATGAAGAGTGAC AACCAGCGGCGAAGAGGCAAGGGGCATGATGGTCTTTACCAG GGACTCAGCACAGCCACCAAGGACACCTATGACGCCCTCCACATGCAAGCCTTGCCCCCTCGCTAA
- the CD247 gene encoding T-cell surface glycoprotein CD3 zeta chain isoform X7, with protein MCHICWSLCSAAREATATRSLHAAISPRSPPEKAHRATDTQHSQQHKTAQSFGLLDPKLCYLLDGILFIYGVIVTALFLRAKFSRSANAPAYQQGQNPVYNELRKDKMAEAYSEIGMKSDNQRRRGKGHDGLYQGLSTATKDTYDALHMQALPPR; from the exons atgtgccacatctgctggagcctgtgctctgcagcaagagaagccactgcaacgagaagcctgcatgccgcaattagcccccgctcaccaccagagaaagcccacagagcGACggacacccagcacagccaacaacaCAAAA CGGCACAGAGCTTCGGCCTGCTCGATCCTAAACTCTGCTACCTGTTGGATGGGATCCTCTTCATCTACGGCGTTATTGTCACTGCCCTGTTTCTGAGAGCAAAG TTCAGCAGGAGTGCCAACGCCCCCGCCTACCAGCAGGGCCAGAACCCGGTCTACAAC GAGCTAAGAAAAGACAAGATGGCGGAGGCCTACAGTGAGATCGGCATGAAGAGTGAC AACCAGCGGCGAAGAGGCAAGGGGCATGATGGTCTTTACCAG GGACTCAGCACAGCCACCAAGGACACCTATGACGCCCTCCACATGCAAGCCTTGCCCCCTCGCTAA
- the CD247 gene encoding T-cell surface glycoprotein CD3 zeta chain isoform X2, with translation MCHICWSLCSAAREATATRSLHAAISPRSPPEKAHRATDTQHSQQHKTAQSFGLLDPKLCYLLDGILFIYGVIVTALFLRAKFSRSANAPAYQQGQNPVYNELNVGRREEYAVLDRRGGFDPEKGGKPRKKNPNEVVYNELRKDKMAEAYSEIGMKSDNQRRRGKGHDGLYQGLSTATKDTYDALHMQALPPR, from the exons atgtgccacatctgctggagcctgtgctctgcagcaagagaagccactgcaacgagaagcctgcatgccgcaattagcccccgctcaccaccagagaaagcccacagagcGACggacacccagcacagccaacaacaCAAAA CGGCACAGAGCTTCGGCCTGCTCGATCCTAAACTCTGCTACCTGTTGGATGGGATCCTCTTCATCTACGGCGTTATTGTCACTGCCCTGTTTCTGAGAGCAAAG TTCAGCAGGAGTGCCAACGCCCCCGCCTACCAGCAGGGCCAGAACCCGGTCTACAAC GAGCTGAATGTCGGCCGAAGAGAGGAGTATGCGGTCCTGGATAGGAGAGGGGGCTTCGACCCTGAGAAGGGGGGGAAACCG AGGAAGAAGAACCCCAACGAAGTCGTGTATAAT GAGCTAAGAAAAGACAAGATGGCGGAGGCCTACAGTGAGATCGGCATGAAGAGTGAC AACCAGCGGCGAAGAGGCAAGGGGCATGATGGTCTTTACCAG GGACTCAGCACAGCCACCAAGGACACCTATGACGCCCTCCACATGCAAGCCTTGCCCCCTCGCTAA
- the CD247 gene encoding T-cell surface glycoprotein CD3 zeta chain isoform X1, which produces MCHICWSLCSAAREATATRSLHAAISPRSPPEKAHRATDTQHSQQHKTAQSFGLLDPKLCYLLDGILFIYGVIVTALFLRAKFSRSANAPAYQQGQNPVYNELNVGRREEYAVLDRRGGFDPEKGGKPQRKKNPNEVVYNELRKDKMAEAYSEIGMKSDNQRRRGKGHDGLYQGLSTATKDTYDALHMQALPPR; this is translated from the exons atgtgccacatctgctggagcctgtgctctgcagcaagagaagccactgcaacgagaagcctgcatgccgcaattagcccccgctcaccaccagagaaagcccacagagcGACggacacccagcacagccaacaacaCAAAA CGGCACAGAGCTTCGGCCTGCTCGATCCTAAACTCTGCTACCTGTTGGATGGGATCCTCTTCATCTACGGCGTTATTGTCACTGCCCTGTTTCTGAGAGCAAAG TTCAGCAGGAGTGCCAACGCCCCCGCCTACCAGCAGGGCCAGAACCCGGTCTACAAC GAGCTGAATGTCGGCCGAAGAGAGGAGTATGCGGTCCTGGATAGGAGAGGGGGCTTCGACCCTGAGAAGGGGGGGAAACCG cAGAGGAAGAAGAACCCCAACGAAGTCGTGTATAAT GAGCTAAGAAAAGACAAGATGGCGGAGGCCTACAGTGAGATCGGCATGAAGAGTGAC AACCAGCGGCGAAGAGGCAAGGGGCATGATGGTCTTTACCAG GGACTCAGCACAGCCACCAAGGACACCTATGACGCCCTCCACATGCAAGCCTTGCCCCCTCGCTAA
- the CD247 gene encoding T-cell surface glycoprotein CD3 zeta chain isoform X3: MCHICWSLCSAAREATATRSLHAAISPRSPPEKAHRATDTQHSQQHKTAQSFGLLDPKLCYLLDGILFIYGVIVTALFLRAKFSRSANAPAYQQGQNPVYNELNVGRREEYAVLDRRGGFDPEKGGKPELRKDKMAEAYSEIGMKSDNQRRRGKGHDGLYQGLSTATKDTYDALHMQALPPR; encoded by the exons atgtgccacatctgctggagcctgtgctctgcagcaagagaagccactgcaacgagaagcctgcatgccgcaattagcccccgctcaccaccagagaaagcccacagagcGACggacacccagcacagccaacaacaCAAAA CGGCACAGAGCTTCGGCCTGCTCGATCCTAAACTCTGCTACCTGTTGGATGGGATCCTCTTCATCTACGGCGTTATTGTCACTGCCCTGTTTCTGAGAGCAAAG TTCAGCAGGAGTGCCAACGCCCCCGCCTACCAGCAGGGCCAGAACCCGGTCTACAAC GAGCTGAATGTCGGCCGAAGAGAGGAGTATGCGGTCCTGGATAGGAGAGGGGGCTTCGACCCTGAGAAGGGGGGGAAACCG GAGCTAAGAAAAGACAAGATGGCGGAGGCCTACAGTGAGATCGGCATGAAGAGTGAC AACCAGCGGCGAAGAGGCAAGGGGCATGATGGTCTTTACCAG GGACTCAGCACAGCCACCAAGGACACCTATGACGCCCTCCACATGCAAGCCTTGCCCCCTCGCTAA
- the CD247 gene encoding T-cell surface glycoprotein CD3 zeta chain isoform X4 → MCHICWSLCSAAREATATRSLHAAISPRSPPEKAHRATDTQHSQQHKTAQSFGLLDPKLCYLLDGILFIYGVIVTALFLRAKFSRSANAPAYQQGQNPVYNQRKKNPNEVVYNELRKDKMAEAYSEIGMKSDNQRRRGKGHDGLYQGLSTATKDTYDALHMQALPPR, encoded by the exons atgtgccacatctgctggagcctgtgctctgcagcaagagaagccactgcaacgagaagcctgcatgccgcaattagcccccgctcaccaccagagaaagcccacagagcGACggacacccagcacagccaacaacaCAAAA CGGCACAGAGCTTCGGCCTGCTCGATCCTAAACTCTGCTACCTGTTGGATGGGATCCTCTTCATCTACGGCGTTATTGTCACTGCCCTGTTTCTGAGAGCAAAG TTCAGCAGGAGTGCCAACGCCCCCGCCTACCAGCAGGGCCAGAACCCGGTCTACAAC cAGAGGAAGAAGAACCCCAACGAAGTCGTGTATAAT GAGCTAAGAAAAGACAAGATGGCGGAGGCCTACAGTGAGATCGGCATGAAGAGTGAC AACCAGCGGCGAAGAGGCAAGGGGCATGATGGTCTTTACCAG GGACTCAGCACAGCCACCAAGGACACCTATGACGCCCTCCACATGCAAGCCTTGCCCCCTCGCTAA